The Neisseria sicca genome includes a window with the following:
- a CDS encoding SNF2-related protein: MSQSQLTPHQARYYSWLLTRQAEGGSMDSLATTLVDAQVDLNPHQVDAALFACKNPLSKGVILADEVGLGKTIEAGLVILQHWAERKRKILIITPANLRKQWHQELQEKFGLQGTILEAKSYNAIKKAGKNPFRQENPVICSYQFAKSKADDIKQIGWDLVVLDEAHRLRNVYKKNNVIGKTLKEALENVSSKVLLTATPLQNSLLELYGLVSMIDDRVFGDLDSFRAQFGAKATEQTLSHLRQRLSPVCQRTLRRQVQAYVPYTQRLAILQKFTPSDQEREFSHLVAEYLRRPNLQAMPEGQRQLISLVLWKLLASSSRAIAGALDTMTKRLQGVLAESTAQDLVETLDEDYESLDETAEEWEEESGSNILTADEYQAIADEIKELKHFKQLAENIREDAKSRALLTALSTAFGKLKELGAEQKAIIFTESKRTQAYLLECLAQTDYAGENGDGIVLFNGTNSDPQAQKIYKDWLKRHEGSDKITGSKTADTRAALVEHFKEHGTIMIATEAGAEGINLQFCSLIINYDLPWNPQRVEQRIGRCHRYGQKHDVVVVNFVDESNEADARVYELLEKKFQLFDGVFGASDEVLGAIGSGVDIERRIAEIYQNCRQPEDIKNAFDELQHELSDEINQNMMKARQTLFENFDEKVREKLRLRDTESKNARDKYERLLLDLTQSELGDDADFDSDGFVLKKLPARYTAELNEPIPTGRYELPRKNGDAKLYRIQHPLAQAIIAQAKKRDCPPARLQLDYQAYGSKISTLEAYRGQSGQLIAKIISVSALNSTEQHLLIAAVTEHGQILQEDDPEKLLKLPATISNASIDIKAQESLVADVNNRRQTLLNHTTERNLSYFEQEVQKLDDWAEDLKQNLEQQIKETDREIREIRRTAATAATLEDKLAWQKKQRELESKRSKQRRELFDKQDEIETQRNRLIEDLEQNLQQQVEEEEMFFIEWGMV, from the coding sequence ATGTCCCAATCTCAACTGACACCACATCAAGCTCGATACTACTCCTGGCTTTTAACCCGTCAAGCCGAGGGTGGCAGTATGGACTCCTTAGCAACAACATTGGTTGATGCCCAAGTCGATTTAAACCCACATCAAGTTGATGCAGCTTTGTTTGCCTGCAAAAATCCGTTGTCGAAAGGTGTGATTTTGGCAGATGAAGTAGGTTTAGGAAAAACCATCGAAGCGGGCTTGGTAATATTGCAGCATTGGGCAGAACGCAAACGTAAAATTCTGATTATCACCCCAGCCAACTTACGCAAACAATGGCATCAAGAGTTACAGGAAAAATTTGGCTTGCAGGGCACAATTTTGGAGGCTAAAAGCTACAATGCCATAAAAAAAGCAGGTAAAAACCCTTTTCGTCAAGAAAATCCCGTTATCTGCTCCTATCAATTTGCTAAATCTAAAGCGGATGATATTAAGCAAATTGGATGGGATTTGGTTGTATTAGATGAGGCTCATCGTCTGCGCAATGTTTATAAGAAAAACAATGTTATCGGTAAAACGTTAAAAGAAGCATTGGAAAACGTGTCCAGCAAAGTCCTATTAACTGCTACTCCCTTGCAAAATTCTCTGCTTGAACTTTACGGCTTGGTCAGCATGATAGATGACCGTGTTTTTGGCGACTTAGATAGTTTTCGTGCTCAATTCGGTGCAAAGGCCACAGAACAGACCTTATCCCATCTGCGCCAGCGACTCAGCCCTGTTTGCCAGCGTACCTTACGCCGCCAAGTACAGGCCTATGTTCCCTACACTCAGCGCCTTGCCATCCTGCAAAAATTTACGCCATCCGACCAAGAACGAGAATTTTCTCATTTGGTTGCCGAATACCTGCGCCGTCCAAATCTGCAAGCAATGCCAGAAGGACAACGACAGCTTATTTCACTAGTATTGTGGAAACTTTTAGCCTCTAGTAGCCGTGCTATTGCTGGTGCACTGGATACTATGACCAAACGCCTGCAAGGTGTATTGGCAGAATCAACCGCACAAGACCTGGTCGAAACTCTGGACGAAGATTATGAAAGCTTAGATGAAACTGCAGAAGAATGGGAAGAAGAAAGCGGATCGAACATTCTGACTGCTGATGAATATCAAGCGATTGCCGATGAAATTAAAGAGCTTAAACATTTTAAACAACTTGCCGAAAACATTCGAGAAGACGCAAAAAGCCGTGCATTATTGACCGCACTTTCCACAGCCTTTGGCAAATTGAAAGAACTTGGTGCGGAGCAAAAAGCCATTATTTTTACCGAATCCAAACGCACCCAAGCCTATCTCTTAGAATGTCTTGCCCAAACTGACTACGCAGGCGAGAATGGTGATGGTATCGTGTTATTCAATGGCACAAACAGTGACCCACAAGCCCAAAAAATCTATAAAGACTGGCTCAAACGGCATGAAGGCAGCGATAAAATTACCGGTTCCAAAACCGCTGACACCCGTGCCGCTTTGGTAGAACATTTCAAAGAGCATGGCACCATCATGATTGCCACTGAAGCAGGTGCAGAAGGTATCAACTTGCAATTTTGCTCCCTCATTATCAATTACGATTTACCGTGGAATCCTCAACGTGTCGAACAGCGCATCGGACGGTGCCACCGTTACGGACAAAAGCACGATGTGGTTGTGGTGAATTTTGTCGATGAAAGCAATGAAGCCGATGCCCGCGTGTACGAACTTTTAGAGAAAAAATTTCAGCTTTTCGACGGCGTATTCGGCGCCAGCGACGAAGTGTTGGGGGCGATCGGTTCGGGCGTGGATATCGAACGGCGCATTGCCGAAATCTACCAAAATTGCCGACAGCCCGAAGACATCAAAAACGCATTTGACGAGTTGCAACACGAGCTTTCAGACGAAATCAATCAAAACATGATGAAAGCGCGCCAGACCCTATTTGAAAATTTTGATGAAAAAGTGCGCGAAAAATTACGCTTGCGGGATACGGAAAGCAAAAATGCGCGGGATAAATATGAACGTCTCTTATTGGATTTAACCCAAAGCGAATTGGGTGATGACGCCGATTTTGATTCAGACGGCTTTGTGCTGAAAAAACTGCCTGCGCGTTATACGGCAGAGCTGAATGAACCGATTCCGACAGGGCGTTACGAACTGCCGCGCAAAAACGGCGATGCCAAACTCTACCGCATTCAGCACCCGCTGGCACAAGCCATCATCGCGCAGGCGAAAAAGCGCGATTGTCCGCCCGCGCGCCTGCAATTGGATTATCAGGCATACGGCAGCAAAATCAGCACGCTTGAGGCTTATCGCGGACAAAGCGGGCAGTTGATAGCCAAAATCATCAGCGTCAGCGCATTAAACAGCACCGAGCAGCATCTGCTCATCGCCGCCGTAACCGAACACGGGCAGATACTGCAAGAAGACGATCCCGAAAAACTGCTGAAACTGCCCGCCACCATCAGCAACGCGAGCATCGATATAAAGGCACAAGAAAGCCTAGTTGCCGATGTGAACAACCGCCGCCAAACGCTGCTGAACCATACTACGGAGCGGAATTTGAGCTATTTTGAACAAGAAGTGCAAAAATTGGACGACTGGGCGGAAGACTTAAAGCAAAATCTGGAGCAGCAAATTAAAGAAACCGACCGCGAAATCAGAGAAATTCGCCGCACCGCCGCCACTGCCGCCACGCTTGAAGACAAACTTGCCTGGCAGAAAAAACAGCGGGAATTGGAAAGCAAACGCAGCAAACAACGCCGAGAACTGTTTGACAAGCAAGATGAAATCGAAACGCAGCGTAATCGACTAATCGAAGATTTGGAGCAAAATTTGCAACAGCAAGTGGAGGAAGAAGAGATGTTTTTTATTGAGTGGGGGATGGTGTGA
- the cas3 gene encoding CRISPR-associated helicase Cas3' — MTTYYAHSAQDELGNLLPYKHWQTLQSHSVNVGEMAAEFAQVFGAQEIACQTGQLHDLGKYSEPFDRRLHGGPSIDHATAGAKIAVECWGNVIGKLMAFCIAGHHAGLANGNGEGDNRRTLKQRLALQFDTDIPALDNLWQQEIKLPQNLSAPPLKADAHHPFFSYAFFTRMLYSCLVDADYLDTEAFYSGLNLNQDKATKPQTVQIVRQGEATPYWFKVNPLYLKLENKAIERGGYPDLNALQHNFNQFINAFRRRITQAPAQTEAEKRNAALNRLRSEILEHAVEQAAQAQGLFTLTVPTGGGKTFTSMAFALEHAKRHGMRRVIYVIPFTSIIEQNAAEFRKAFGELGEQAVLEHHSTFDDGKLQNEATKDKLRLASENWDAPIVVTTAVQFFESLFADRSSRCRKLHNIAGSVIILDEAQMLPLNLLLPIMQAVKELTQNYHCSVVMCTATQPAVQAENGFYRGFENVREIAPKPTALFDKLRRTTVQHIGTQTDADLLTKFGEHPQMLVIVNNRRHARSLYDQAKHLDGTFHLTTLMCAKHRSQKLDEIRCRLKNGEPCRVIATSLIEAGVDVDFPLVMRAEAGLDSVAQAAGRCNREGKRPSENSFVWIFAPEDKWQAPPELAVQAAVMRLTADEFSDDLLSTQAVAAYFAELYQLKGSELDNKKILKMHNDTGQSLDFPFQTIADKFRMIESHMQPLIIPFDAEAESLISSLHHADHIGGLLRKLQPYTVQIPEKALAALYKAGRIEPINEKNFGKQFYTLIGLDLYDEVAGLSWEDVEFLKRESLVF; from the coding sequence ATGACGACTTACTACGCCCATTCTGCTCAAGACGAACTCGGTAATCTCTTACCTTACAAACATTGGCAAACCTTACAAAGCCATTCGGTCAATGTTGGGGAAATGGCGGCGGAGTTTGCTCAGGTGTTTGGTGCGCAGGAAATTGCCTGCCAGACGGGACAGCTTCATGACTTAGGGAAATATTCGGAACCATTTGACCGCCGATTACATGGTGGTCCATCAATCGATCATGCTACTGCCGGAGCCAAGATTGCAGTTGAATGCTGGGGAAATGTGATCGGTAAGCTGATGGCGTTTTGCATTGCGGGGCACCATGCGGGGCTTGCAAATGGCAATGGTGAAGGGGATAACCGCCGCACGTTAAAGCAGCGGTTAGCATTGCAATTTGACACAGATATTCCCGCTCTTGATAACCTGTGGCAACAAGAAATCAAGCTCCCTCAAAACCTGTCTGCACCGCCACTCAAGGCCGACGCGCATCATCCTTTTTTCTCCTACGCCTTCTTCACCCGAATGCTTTATTCTTGCTTGGTGGATGCCGATTATCTTGACACCGAAGCCTTTTATAGTGGATTAAATTTAAATCAGGACAAGGCGACGAAGCCGCAGACAGTACAGATAGTACGGCAAGGCGAGGCAACGCCGTACTGGTTTAAAGTTAATCCACTATATCTAAAGCTAGAAAACAAAGCCATCGAGCGCGGCGGGTATCCCGATTTAAACGCCTTACAACACAATTTCAATCAATTCATCAACGCGTTCAGACGACGTATCACCCAAGCTCCAGCGCAAACCGAAGCCGAAAAACGCAATGCTGCTTTAAACCGCCTGCGCAGCGAAATTCTGGAGCATGCCGTAGAACAAGCGGCGCAAGCACAAGGGCTGTTTACGCTCACCGTGCCGACCGGCGGCGGCAAAACCTTCACTTCCATGGCGTTCGCGCTGGAACACGCCAAACGGCACGGCATGCGGCGCGTGATTTACGTCATCCCGTTCACCAGCATCATCGAACAAAATGCCGCCGAATTTCGCAAAGCCTTTGGCGAATTGGGCGAACAAGCCGTGTTGGAACACCACAGCACCTTCGACGACGGCAAACTGCAAAATGAGGCCACCAAAGACAAATTGCGCCTTGCCTCGGAAAACTGGGATGCGCCGATTGTCGTGACCACCGCCGTGCAATTCTTCGAATCCCTCTTTGCCGACCGCTCCTCGCGCTGCCGCAAGCTGCACAACATCGCAGGCTCCGTCATCATCCTCGACGAAGCGCAAATGCTGCCGCTCAATCTTTTGCTGCCCATCATGCAAGCCGTCAAAGAATTGACGCAAAACTATCATTGCTCTGTCGTCATGTGCACCGCCACCCAGCCAGCCGTGCAAGCCGAAAACGGCTTCTATCGCGGCTTTGAAAACGTGCGCGAAATAGCCCCAAAACCGACCGCACTTTTCGACAAACTGCGCCGCACCACCGTGCAGCACATCGGCACACAAACCGATGCCGACCTGCTCACCAAATTTGGTGAACACCCGCAAATGCTGGTTATCGTCAACAACCGCCGCCACGCCCGCAGCCTGTACGACCAAGCCAAACACCTTGACGGCACGTTCCACCTGACCACCTTAATGTGCGCCAAACACCGCAGCCAAAAGCTCGATGAGATTCGATGTCGTCTGAAAAACGGCGAACCCTGCCGCGTTATCGCCACGTCTTTAATCGAAGCCGGCGTTGATGTCGATTTCCCGCTGGTGATGCGCGCCGAAGCAGGTTTAGACAGCGTTGCGCAAGCCGCAGGACGCTGCAACCGCGAAGGCAAAAGGCCGTCTGAAAACAGCTTTGTCTGGATATTCGCACCCGAAGATAAATGGCAAGCCCCGCCCGAACTTGCCGTCCAAGCCGCCGTTATGCGCCTGACCGCCGATGAGTTTTCAGACGACCTCTTATCCACCCAAGCCGTCGCCGCCTACTTCGCCGAGCTTTATCAATTAAAAGGCAGTGAACTGGACAATAAAAAAATTCTGAAAATGCACAACGATACAGGGCAAAGCCTCGATTTCCCATTCCAAACCATCGCCGACAAGTTCCGCATGATCGAAAGCCACATGCAGCCGCTGATTATTCCGTTTGATGCTGAGGCTGAAAGCCTCATTAGCAGCCTGCACCACGCCGACCACATCGGCGGACTCTTACGCAAACTGCAACCCTACACCGTCCAAATCCCCGAAAAAGCCCTCGCCGCTTTGTATAAAGCAGGACGTATCGAACCGATTAACGAGAAAAACTTCGGCAAACAGTTTTATACGCTGATTGGACTGGATTTGTATGATGAAGTGGCGGGGCTTTCTTGGGAGGATGTGGAGTTTTTGAAGAGGGAGAGTCTGGTGTTTTAA
- a CDS encoding heavy-metal-associated domain-containing protein — protein METLTLNIGGMTCGGCVKSVTRILENTEGVAKAEVSLENKNAVIEFDPAKTNPAALIEAVEDGGYDAAL, from the coding sequence ATGGAAACCCTTACCCTCAATATCGGCGGTATGACCTGCGGCGGCTGCGTGAAAAGCGTTACCCGTATTTTGGAAAACACGGAAGGCGTTGCGAAAGCCGAAGTCAGTTTGGAAAACAAAAATGCGGTCATTGAATTCGACCCTGCGAAAACCAATCCTGCCGCATTAATTGAGGCCGTGGAAGACGGCGGATACGACGCTGCTTTGTAA
- a CDS encoding ABC transporter permease/substrate-binding protein: protein MPDFLPVPPAELWQATLEHLRLSLIALLCAVALAVPLAVWLADKRRWAEGVLQVTNILQTIPSLALLGLLIPFVGIGSPPVLIALTLYALLPIFQNTYLGLSQIDPAIKEAHTAFGLSRWQALWRIELPMALPAMISGIRTASVLIIGTATLAALIGAGGLGNLILLGIDRNNMAMTFTGALLSALLAVLVSGGIGILQKSKHKMPITAALLAILIAIGLAPIFQTNPSAQKITIAGKLGSEPDILINMYKQLIEENNPRALVALKPNFGKTSFLFNALNSGEIDIYPEFTGTVLESLVKVPAEQQNRRLSPEQTYQTAKELLARQHRLTFLPPMAYQNTYALAVSQDYAVAHNLHKISDLKRVQNQIRAGFTLEFTDRADGYKGLQQHDIQFSHLSTLEPALRYTALLNGKIDLVEAYSTDSDLKQYRLAVLSDDIALFPSYQGAPLMKTEFAEQHPDIVNALNKLAGKISEAEMTEMNYRVKVGGEKPADVARDYLQKNGLINDKGK, encoded by the coding sequence ATGCCCGATTTCCTTCCCGTCCCACCTGCCGAACTGTGGCAGGCAACGCTTGAACACCTACGCCTCTCCCTGATTGCCCTGCTTTGCGCCGTCGCGCTTGCCGTGCCGCTCGCCGTATGGCTAGCGGACAAACGTCGTTGGGCGGAAGGTGTTTTACAGGTAACCAATATCCTGCAAACCATTCCCTCCCTTGCGCTGCTTGGTTTGCTGATTCCCTTCGTCGGCATCGGTTCGCCGCCGGTTTTGATCGCGCTGACGCTCTACGCCCTGTTGCCGATTTTTCAGAACACCTATCTCGGTTTGAGCCAAATCGATCCTGCCATTAAAGAAGCGCACACCGCGTTCGGCTTGTCCCGTTGGCAGGCGTTGTGGCGCATTGAATTGCCGATGGCGCTGCCCGCCATGATTTCCGGCATCCGCACCGCGTCCGTATTGATTATCGGCACGGCGACACTCGCCGCGCTTATTGGCGCGGGCGGCTTGGGCAACCTGATTTTGCTCGGCATCGACCGAAACAACATGGCGATGACGTTTACCGGCGCGTTGCTGTCCGCCCTGCTCGCCGTATTGGTCAGCGGCGGAATCGGCATACTGCAAAAGTCCAAACACAAAATGCCGATTACCGCCGCCCTGCTTGCCATCCTTATCGCCATCGGCTTGGCACCGATTTTTCAAACGAACCCATCCGCACAAAAAATCACCATCGCAGGCAAGCTCGGCAGCGAACCCGACATCCTCATCAATATGTACAAACAGTTGATTGAAGAAAATAATCCGCGCGCGCTGGTGGCGCTCAAACCCAATTTCGGCAAAACTTCATTTCTGTTCAACGCTTTAAACAGCGGCGAAATCGACATCTACCCCGAATTTACCGGTACCGTCCTGGAAAGTCTGGTCAAAGTCCCCGCCGAACAGCAGAACCGCCGTCTTTCGCCCGAACAGACCTACCAAACCGCCAAAGAACTGCTCGCCCGACAACACCGGCTGACCTTTTTACCGCCGATGGCATACCAAAACACCTACGCCCTCGCCGTCAGCCAAGACTATGCCGTCGCGCACAACCTGCACAAAATCTCCGACCTCAAACGCGTGCAAAACCAAATCCGCGCCGGCTTTACCCTTGAATTTACCGACCGCGCCGACGGCTACAAAGGTCTGCAACAACACGACATACAGTTTAGCCACCTCTCGACGCTCGAACCCGCCCTGCGCTACACCGCCCTGCTAAACGGCAAAATCGACCTCGTCGAAGCCTACTCCACTGACAGCGATCTCAAACAATACCGCCTCGCCGTCCTTTCAGACGACATCGCCCTTTTTCCCTCCTATCAAGGAGCTCCGCTGATGAAAACCGAGTTTGCCGAACAGCATCCCGACATCGTGAACGCATTGAACAAGCTGGCAGGCAAAATCAGCGAAGCCGAAATGACTGAAATGAACTACCGCGTGAAAGTAGGCGGAGAAAAACCGGCGGACGTAGCGCGGGATTATTTGCAGAAAAACGGTTTGATTAACGATAAGGGCAAATGA
- a CDS encoding CsbD family protein: protein MSGKLDQISGNVKEKAGELLDDPKLEAEGVIQQGIGKVKEVAADIEEKASDVLKKGKEEAEHLVSEAKEKAEHMIDDIKSKF, encoded by the coding sequence ATGAGCGGTAAATTAGACCAAATCAGCGGTAATGTAAAAGAGAAAGCCGGAGAACTCTTAGACGATCCCAAACTCGAAGCAGAAGGCGTGATCCAACAAGGCATCGGCAAAGTCAAAGAAGTTGCCGCCGACATTGAGGAAAAAGCAAGCGACGTATTGAAAAAAGGCAAAGAAGAAGCAGAACATCTGGTTAGCGAAGCAAAAGAAAAAGCCGAGCACATGATTGACGACATCAAAAGCAAGTTCTAA
- a CDS encoding class I SAM-dependent methyltransferase codes for MPSAKLIQKLKPALQNQLPPEQDGILLCLDSDNVTGDNAKYMKMYNRLARWYDFGERWIARLRYGNSINETRHSLMSELEWRQDCTALYVSIGTGTDLNHLPADIDPAALDLTGADLSLGMLERCRDVWREKAAGLDLVHCNAEDLPFADNIFDVVFHVGGINFFSDKQKAINEMLRVAKPGTKIMIADETTDFIQQQYKKSLFTRSYFQDTDFDLTQIENCIPETVQEKKTRLLWSNRFYCITFRKPV; via the coding sequence ATGCCTTCCGCCAAACTCATCCAAAAGCTCAAACCCGCCCTGCAAAATCAGCTTCCGCCCGAACAAGACGGTATCTTGTTGTGCCTCGATTCCGACAACGTAACGGGCGACAACGCCAAATACATGAAAATGTACAACCGCCTCGCCCGTTGGTACGATTTCGGCGAACGCTGGATCGCCCGCCTCAGATACGGCAACAGCATCAACGAGACACGGCACAGCCTGATGAGCGAACTGGAATGGCGGCAGGACTGCACCGCGCTCTACGTCTCCATCGGCACAGGTACCGATTTAAACCACCTGCCCGCCGACATCGATCCCGCCGCGCTGGATTTAACCGGCGCAGACCTGTCGCTCGGTATGCTGGAGCGCTGCCGCGACGTATGGCGGGAAAAAGCAGCAGGCTTGGACTTGGTACACTGCAACGCCGAAGATTTACCCTTTGCCGACAATATATTCGACGTCGTATTCCATGTGGGCGGCATCAATTTTTTCAGCGACAAGCAAAAAGCCATCAACGAAATGCTGCGCGTCGCCAAGCCCGGCACCAAAATCATGATTGCAGACGAAACCACCGACTTCATCCAACAACAATACAAAAAAAGCCTATTTACGCGGAGCTATTTCCAAGACACCGATTTCGATCTGACACAAATTGAAAACTGCATTCCCGAAACCGTTCAGGAAAAGAAAACGCGGCTGCTGTGGAGCAACCGCTTTTACTGCATCACCTTCCGCAAACCTGTTTGA
- the tehA gene encoding dicarboxylate transporter/tellurite-resistance protein TehA → MSTRKFPVPLSYFSMPLGLFALGLSWRYGARIGLLPHWAGETLLAAAFVLWLMLVIAYIVKIRFFRPEFLQDLQDLVQCCFISAIPITAMLAGLTALPYQTLLAKGLILLGTAGQLAFAMYRAGGLWRGVHTLDATTPIVYLPTVATNFVSATAMAALGWSDYAWLFLGAGLFSWLSLEAAILSRLRTGTPVNAPARGIVGIQLAPAFVGCGTYFAVSGGHIDAFALLLIGYGCLQFLLLLRLLPWMLEQGFSPSFWGFSFGLAAMTGCGFHLIAEQRLLFLGYFLATTGSGLVMLLLLATLNLARQGRLLVK, encoded by the coding sequence ATGAGTACCCGAAAATTTCCCGTCCCCCTCAGCTATTTCAGCATGCCGTTGGGGCTTTTCGCTCTCGGTTTGTCTTGGCGTTACGGCGCGCGTATCGGGCTTTTGCCGCATTGGGCTGGGGAAACGCTATTAGCCGCCGCCTTTGTGCTTTGGCTGATGCTGGTCATTGCCTACATCGTTAAAATCCGTTTTTTCCGCCCCGAATTTTTGCAGGATTTGCAGGATTTGGTGCAATGCTGTTTCATCAGCGCAATTCCGATTACCGCTATGCTGGCAGGTTTGACAGCCTTACCCTATCAAACGCTACTGGCAAAAGGGTTGATTTTGCTGGGAACGGCGGGACAGTTGGCATTTGCCATGTACCGCGCAGGCGGCTTGTGGCGCGGCGTCCATACCCTTGATGCCACCACACCGATTGTTTACCTGCCCACTGTTGCCACCAATTTTGTCAGCGCGACCGCGATGGCAGCGTTGGGTTGGTCGGATTACGCTTGGCTGTTTTTGGGCGCGGGGCTGTTTTCATGGCTTAGCTTGGAAGCCGCCATATTGAGCCGTTTGCGCACCGGCACACCCGTCAACGCCCCTGCGCGCGGTATTGTCGGCATTCAGCTTGCGCCCGCTTTTGTCGGCTGTGGCACCTATTTTGCCGTATCGGGCGGACACATCGATGCCTTCGCGCTGCTTTTAATCGGCTACGGCTGCCTGCAATTCCTGCTGCTGCTGCGCCTTCTTCCTTGGATGCTGGAGCAGGGGTTTAGCCCCAGCTTTTGGGGTTTCTCGTTCGGCTTGGCGGCGATGACGGGCTGCGGTTTTCATTTGATCGCCGAACAGCGTTTACTGTTTTTAGGCTATTTCCTCGCCACCACAGGCTCCGGCTTGGTGATGTTGCTTTTGCTGGCTACTTTGAATTTGGCGAGACAGGGACGGTTGTTGGTTAAATGA
- a CDS encoding MBL fold metallo-hydrolase translates to MKSKQFILATVLGATAFFAWADDSYQHIRNATAKVEYAGQTFLIDPFFAPKHSMNGFAGTFNNQAKMPLVGLPMSVNKILDGVDAVIVTHTHEDHWDETAARSIPKNLPVYVQHQADAAKIRSQGFTDVRVLNGSAVFNGVTISKTGGVHGTEAMYANPQLAEILGDAMGVVFQSNGHKTAYIMGDTVWTADVNKALNRYKPDYLIMNTGYALISGISDGIIMGTADVLKASQVMPKAKIITVHMDTVNHTAVSRADMRKFIRGQGIESRVNVPEDGEIVKLD, encoded by the coding sequence ATGAAATCCAAGCAATTTATTCTTGCCACTGTTTTGGGCGCGACAGCCTTTTTCGCTTGGGCAGACGATTCATACCAACATATCCGTAACGCTACCGCCAAAGTCGAATATGCGGGGCAGACGTTTTTGATTGACCCGTTTTTCGCCCCCAAGCATTCCATGAACGGCTTTGCCGGCACGTTCAATAACCAAGCCAAAATGCCGCTGGTCGGGCTGCCGATGAGCGTGAATAAAATTTTGGACGGTGTGGATGCAGTTATCGTTACCCATACTCACGAAGACCATTGGGACGAAACCGCCGCACGTTCCATTCCGAAAAACCTGCCCGTATATGTGCAGCACCAAGCCGACGCGGCAAAAATCCGCAGCCAAGGCTTTACTGATGTACGCGTGTTGAACGGCAGCGCTGTCTTCAACGGCGTAACCATCAGCAAAACCGGCGGCGTACACGGTACAGAAGCCATGTATGCCAACCCGCAGCTAGCCGAAATCTTAGGTGATGCAATGGGTGTGGTATTCCAAAGCAACGGACATAAAACCGCTTATATTATGGGTGATACTGTGTGGACGGCAGATGTAAACAAAGCATTGAACCGCTACAAACCCGATTATCTGATTATGAACACGGGCTATGCGCTGATTTCAGGCATTTCAGACGGCATTATTATGGGGACGGCTGATGTATTAAAAGCCAGCCAAGTCATGCCTAAAGCCAAAATCATCACCGTACACATGGATACTGTGAATCATACCGCCGTCAGCCGCGCCGATATGCGTAAATTTATACGCGGTCAAGGCATTGAAAGCCGTGTGAACGTTCCGGAAGACGGAGAAATCGTGAAGCTGGATTGA
- a CDS encoding GlxA family transcriptional regulator, with product MSSENERNEFRQNQTVPKIVLYAQSGMNDFVFNIPFSVFQTTYRNNPLFDLKICSDDSKDVITALGASIPVHGGLDLTEEADIIVIAGWRNIEEAPTPELSAHLQKAVQRGVHITALCYGTYALAYTGLLDGRTAATHWLAEDDFVRRFPKIHLDTNRLYAENGNFLTSAGAAGGLDCCLYLIRKIHGATVANDLARTLVAAPHREGGQAQFIHRPVERRTADDKINHLLDELRQNLATPYRLDDLAKKLAVSRRTFIRHFSQATGMNFGEWLTTERLWQVQDLLENTDLPIERIAEQSGFGSAANLRLQFKAKFKINPNAWRKVFGR from the coding sequence ATGTCGTCTGAAAACGAGCGTAACGAGTTTCGCCAAAATCAAACTGTTCCCAAAATCGTGCTATATGCTCAATCGGGCATGAATGATTTTGTCTTCAACATTCCCTTTTCTGTTTTTCAGACGACCTATCGGAACAATCCACTCTTTGACCTGAAAATCTGTTCCGATGACAGCAAAGACGTTATCACGGCACTGGGCGCAAGCATTCCCGTACACGGCGGCTTGGATTTGACGGAAGAAGCCGACATCATCGTCATCGCAGGCTGGCGCAATATTGAAGAAGCCCCGACACCCGAGTTGAGCGCACATTTACAGAAAGCGGTACAACGTGGTGTGCATATCACCGCCCTATGTTACGGCACTTACGCCCTTGCCTACACAGGACTTTTAGACGGCAGAACCGCCGCCACCCACTGGCTTGCCGAAGACGACTTTGTCCGCCGTTTCCCTAAAATTCATCTAGATACCAACCGCCTATATGCGGAAAACGGCAACTTTTTAACATCGGCAGGCGCGGCGGGCGGGCTGGATTGCTGCCTTTACCTCATCCGCAAAATCCACGGTGCAACCGTTGCCAACGACCTTGCCCGTACCTTGGTTGCGGCACCACACCGCGAAGGCGGGCAGGCACAGTTTATCCACCGACCTGTCGAACGTCGTACCGCCGATGACAAAATCAATCACTTATTGGACGAACTGCGCCAAAACCTTGCCACCCCATACCGCTTGGACGATTTGGCAAAAAAATTAGCCGTTTCCCGCCGTACCTTTATCCGCCATTTTTCTCAAGCCACAGGCATGAATTTCGGTGAGTGGCTCACCACAGAGCGGCTATGGCAGGTACAGGATTTATTGGAAAATACGGACTTGCCGATAGAACGCATCGCCGAACAAAGCGGCTTCGGCAGCGCGGCAAACCTACGTTTGCAGTTCAAAGCCAAGTTTAAAATCAATCCGAATGCCTGGCGGAAAGTATTTGGCAGATAG